In Podospora pseudopauciseta strain CBS 411.78 chromosome 3, whole genome shotgun sequence, one genomic interval encodes:
- a CDS encoding hypothetical protein (COG:S; EggNog:ENOG503P1XB): MARLNEPPVSTTDGNLEILRRKFLRQNRDIARINSDQSQKIRRLENDCACLLSENLELRGQILRLEKQLEDNSARRIADHALEIKAKLEAQLAEFGALLGNLGVEPPAKRHSGADRRFSKSSRPSISRTPPAIRRRRDTNVDAETLAAQEGRMPPIYENKSYQRATMNSEEIMALCAAAADTSADSLDLGPPPVSRFIDEEPVKKSSPIRKFDDGQLNLSSPPKLDLTKKLEASPEPSKMVETTPMKDVQPEKRPHSFEQQPPTPPTQTIRAGAKRKYGDENSIQATLDQTAKALKDVVAAEKALPAGDIFQKRRSIKELPASKRDRARAPLSAKSTNEDFMSPKKMAIKPKPVEEPKKEKAPEPKENKEQPKARKPTVPAIQVPPVALPPPTVLSVIAEPEAPLPMSILASPTTPGRPSSVEPLPHDTPPPAHISSEGETSRPSRRARPAISYAEPNLRDKMRRPTKELFDAVSGEGKFHRPSTSANPNPTSAPTSSAKPRSESTVTSSGGLSASVHKPPPTVSPLAAKESMQIDNITYDRGKRPSLAIREPEPPAEQQPEIDPYDFASTSTSTLSLASPPPQPKRAARKSSMAAQAALHKMQLEEEREADVESGTNRPRARKARASMLAPKKSAFLGEYVEESSVGTVGDESTGSVESGSGGKGKGKQGVVDRRRSMML, from the exons ATGGCCCGACTCAATGAGCCACCTGTGTCTACTACCGACGGCAATCTGGAGATCT TACGTCGAAAGTTTTTACGGCAAAATCGAGACATCGCCAGAATCAACTCGGATCAGTCACAGAAAATCCGTCGCCTCGAAAACGACTGCGCGTGTCTCCTGTCCGAGAATTTGGAGCTCAGAGGCCAGATACTCCGTCTGGAAAAACAACTAGAGGACAACAGCGCGCGAAGGATAGCCGACCATGCGCTCGAGATCAAGGCAAAGCTAGAGGCCCAACTCGCCGAATTTGGCGCGTTGCTAGGGAATCTGGGAGTGGAACCACCGGCGAAACGACATTCTGGTGCGGATAGGAGATTCTCAAAATCGTCGCGGCCGAGCATCTCCAGGACGCCCCCAGCGATaagaagacgacgagacACCAATGTGGACGCAGAGACCTTGGCTGCccaggaggggaggatgccGCCGATATACGAGAACAAGAGTTATCAAAGAGCGACCATGAACAGCGAGGAGATTATGGCCTTGtgtgctgccgctgccgacACGAGTGCGGATTCATTGGATCTAGGACCACCGCCTGTTTCGCGGTTTATCGATGAGGAGCCAGTGAAGAAATCTTCGCCAATCCGAAAATTCGACGACGGACAGCTGAATTTGTCATCGCCACCCAAACTCGATTTGACCAAGAAACTGGAGGCCAGCCCAGAACCGAGCAAGATGGTAGAGACCACGCCCATGAAGGATGTTCAGCCTGAAAAGAGACCACACTCTTttgagcagcagccaccaacaccacctacGCAAACAATAAGAGCGGGAGCGAAGAGGAAATATGGCGACGAAAATAGTATCCAGGCTACGTTGGACCAAACAGCCAAGGCACTCAAAGACGTGGTAGCTGCTGAAAAGGCTCTCCCAGCCGGCGATATCTTTCAGAAGCGTAGGAGCATCAAGGAATTGCCAGCGAGCAAGAGGGACAGGGCAAGGGCACCATTATCTGCAAAAAGCACGAACGAGGATTTCATGTCACCCAAGAAGATGGCGATCAAGCCAAAGCCGGTTGAGGAAccaaagaaggaaaaggcgcCAGAACCGAAAGAAAATAAGGAACAACCTAAAGCACGGAAACCAACAGTTCCCGCGATCCAAGTCCCGCCAGTCGCCCTCCCGCCTCCAACAGTCCTATCCGTCATCGCTGAACCAGAGGCACCGCTCCCTATGTCAATTCTCgcctccccaacaacacccgGCCGACCCTCCTCCGTTGAGCCACTTCCCCATGataccccaccaccagcacatATCTCCTCCGAGGGTGAGACCTCCCGCCCAAGCCGCCGCGCCCGCCCAGCAATAAGCTACGCTGAACCTAACCTCCGGGATAAAATGCGTCGCCCTACCAAGGAATTATTCGATGCCGTCTCTGGCGAGGGGAAATTCCACCGCCCTAGCACTTCGGCAAatcccaacccaacatcaGCTCCTACCTCCTCTGCTAAGCCAAGGTCTGAATCTACCGTTACATCCAGCGGGGGGCTCTCAGCCAGCGTCCACAAACCACCTCCCACTGTTAGTCCCCTTGCAGCGAAAGAATCAATGCAAATAGACAACATAACCTACGACAGAGGGAAACGCCCCTCTCTTGCGATTCGTGAGCCTGAGCCGCCGGcagaacaacaaccagaAATCGACCCGTATGACTTTGCCAGCACATCCACCTCAACACTAAGTCTagcgtcaccaccaccacaaccgaaGCGGGCGGCAAGGAAATCAAGTATGGCTGCTCAGGCGGCGTTACATAAGATGCAGCTAGAAGAGGAAAGGGAGGCGGATGTGGAGAGCGGGACGAATaggccgagggcgaggaaggcgagggcgTCGATGTTGGCGCCGAAGAAGAGTGCGTTTTTGGGGGAGTATGTCGAGGAGAGCTCGGTTGGTACGGTGGGGGATGAGAGTACGGGATCTGTGgagagtgggagtggtgggaaggggaagggaaaacAAGGGGTTGTGgataggaggaggagtatgaTGCTTTGA
- the vps29 gene encoding Vacuolar protein sorting-associated protein 29 (COG:U; EggNog:ENOG503NXQX; BUSCO:EOG092640ZF) → MAFLILVIGDLHIPDRALDIPAKFKKLLAPGKISQTLCLGNLTDKSTYEYLRSISPDLKIVKGRMDVEATSLPLTQVVTHGGVRIGFLEGFTLVSSEPDLLLAEANKLDVDVLCWGGTHKFECFEYMDKFFINPGTATGAFSTDWADGDGEGEEEMVPSFCLMDVQGISLTLYVYQLRKDANGVENVAVEKVTYTKPVEPTGP, encoded by the exons aTGGCCTTCTTAATCCTAGTAATCGGCGACCTTCACATACCCGACCGCGCCCTCGACATTCCAGCAAAG tTCAAAAAACTCCTCGCCCCCGGAAAAATCTCCCAAACCCTCTGCCTAGGTAACCTAACCGACAAGTCAACCTATGAATACCTccgctccatctcccccgaCCTCAAAATCGTCAAAGGCCGCATGGATGTCGAagccacctccctccctttgACTCAAGTCGTCACCCACGGCGGCGTGCGCATCGGCTTCCTCGAAGGCTTCACTCTCGTCAGCTCCGAGCCCGACCTCCTACTCGCAGAGGCCAACAAACTTGACGTCGACGTCCTCTGCTGGGGCGGCACTCATAAATTCGAGTGCTTTGAGTATATGGACAAGTTCTTTATCAACCCTGGGACGGCGACGGGGGCGTTCTCGACGGATTgggcggatggggatggggagggggaggaggagatggtgccGAGCTTTTGTTTGATGGAT GTACAAGGAATCTCGTTGACGCTATATGTCTACCAGCTGAGGAAAGACGCGAATGGGGTTGAGAATGTGGCGGTGGAAAAGGTGACGTATACCAAGCCGGTTGAGCCAACTGGTCCATGA
- a CDS encoding hypothetical protein (EggNog:ENOG503NW05; COG:E) yields the protein MVLIPEVSKLSRSAFRRLGMTPPKTPDAPPARLSLISRHLAPVYPINTPYAVERLPSTVDTSLLPRIQVREITTTTPKMSQPAHPTLLIPGPIEFDDAVLQSMSHFSESHVSAGFVATFGETLSMLRKLFQTTDPASQPFVLSGSGTLGWDLVAANLIEVGEDVLVLGTGYFSDGFADCLRVYGANVTELKAPVGTKPTLPEIEKALSEKKYKAITVTHVDTSTGVLSELKNLSALVHKVSPDTLIIVDGVCSVACEEIDFDAWGLDGVVTASQKAIGCPAGLSISMFSGRAMKAFENRKSPPSAYFASMKNWTPIMQNYEAKKPSYFATPSPQLVHALHTALSQILAKPVAERFAGHKAASDKIKAAIGALGLKQVAANPDEQAHGMTAIYLPEGVKGAELLPILAKKGVVFAGGIHKEIVTKYIRFGHMGVSVLDPTRGDIERAVKALEEGLAELGYTKS from the exons ATGGTGCTTATACCCGAGGTCTCCAAACTGTCGCGCTCGGCGTTCAGACGGTTAGGAATGACCCCGCCAAAAACACCGGACGCTCCCCCCGCCCGTTTATCGTTGATCTCACGACATCTTGCCCCCGTATATCCGATCAACACCCCCTACGCTGTCGAACGTCTTCCCAGCACCGTCGACACCTCACTTCTGCCCAGGATTCAAGTGCGCGAGATTacgacaaccacccccaagaTGTCTCAACCCGCCCACCCAACGCTCCTGATTCCAGGACCCATTGAGTTCGACGATGCTGTCCTCCAGTCCATGAGTCACTTCAG CGAAAGCCATGTGAGCGCCGGTTTTGTTGCTACCTTCGGCGAGACCCTGTCTATGTTGCGCAAGCTGTTCCAGACCACCGACCCTGCGTCTCAACCATTCGTTCTCTCTGGATCCGGTACTCTCGGCTGGGATTTGGTTGCTGCCAACTTGattgaggttggcgaggacgTGTTGGTGCTTGGAACCGGCTATTTTAGTGATGGCTTCGCCGACTGCCTCAGAGTGTATGGTGCCAATGTCACCGAGCTCAAGGCCCCCGTTGGCACCAAGCCCACCCTTCCCGAGATTGAGAAGGCTCTGTCGGAGAAGAAGTACAAGGCGATTACCGTCACCCACGTTGACACATCGACTGGTGTCTTGAGCGAGCTCAAGAATCTCTCTGCTCTTGTCCACAAGGTCTCGCCAGATACCCTCATTATTGTCGACGGTGTCTGCAGTGTTGCGTGTGAGGAGATTGATTTCGATGCCTGgggtcttgatggtgttgtcacTGCCAGTCAGAAGGCCATTGGCTGCCCTGCCGGTCTGTCGATTTCCATGTTCAGCGGTCGTGCCATGAAGGCTTTTGAGAACAGAAAGAGCCCTCCCTCGGCCTACTTCGCTTCCATGAAGAACTGGACCCCTA TCATGCAAAACTACGAGGCCAAAAAGCCCTCTTATTTTGCTACCCCCTCGCCACAGCTTGTCCACGCTCTTCACACTGCTCTGAGCCAGATCCTTGCGAAGCCCGTGGCTGAAAGATTTGCCGGCCACAAGGCCGCCTCAGACAAGATCAAGGCTGCCATCGGTGCCCTTGGTCTTAAGCAGGTTGCGGCCAACCCTGATGAGCAGGCTCACGGCATGACTGCCATCTATCTCCCTGAGGGCGTCAAGGGCGCCGAGCTTCTGCCTATCCTCGCGAAGAAGGGTGTTGTGTTTGCCGGTGGTATCCACAAGGAAATTGTCACCAAGTATATCCGTTTCGGTCACATGGGTGTCAGTGTG CTCGACCCCACCAGAGGCGATATTGAGCGTGCTGTCAaggctttggaggagggTCTTGCTGAGCTTGGATATACCAAGTCTTGA
- the CRM1 gene encoding Karyopherin transporter (COG:U; COG:Y; EggNog:ENOG503NX17): MPVSIEELDATVRAFYEGRGEQFKEDSDAWLMVDDILSKASYEQTKCWFPILIRAQRGWV, from the exons ATGCCGGTCTCTATCGAAGAGTTGGACGCCACTGTCCGTGCCTTCTATGAGGGCCGCGGCGAACAG TTCAAGGAAGACTCTGATGCCTGGTTGATGGTCGACGATATACTCTCGAAGGCGAGCTACGAACAGACGAAATGTTGGTTTCCGATTCTTATCCGGGCGCAGAGGGGCTGGGTCTGA